ACCGGGCTGATGCGCTGGCGCTCGCGTGTCATCCAAAGTATCACCCGGATCATCTTCTCGGCTGACAAGGCGGGACCCGAAGATTGTCCCCACAAATCACGTCGCCCGTAAACTTTCATCGGGTGACTCAGTCGAACCACGCAATCAGCATCTTTTGTGCGTTTGGCGTTGGCGAACACTACCTAAGAGAAAGAAAGGTCAAGAGACATGGATGGGAAGGTGACTATGGACGGGGGCTAGAGAGGGAAAAGCTTCAGAGAAGGAAAGGTTAGGAGACATGGATGGAGTAGCAGCAGTGACCATGCATGCCCTAGCTAGCTAGGGGTTGGACACTGAGCGCTCTGCCCCTGCTGCTTTGTCTACTAAAGGATGGCATGGCAGCAGTGGAAGACACAGTCATACTCAGCATGGAGGGTACAGAGTTAATAGTCTTATACAGCTTGTGCTCTGCTAATACCTTGCCTCTGGTACTTTGTTGCTGTAGCAACAGCAACTCTGTAGGACCTCTGCCTGTCTCCTCCACAGTCGAATCTGAATTGCCTAACAAATTGGATCAGCTGCCTGTACCACCTTGGAGCTCAAGGCCTGGATCACCAATTACCATTGCAACTCCATTTGCGTGTGCTGCTCCATCATCATGTACCTTCAACCATGTTACTGACATATCTCACTGCATATCTCTATTGACCTTGAGCTGAGTCAAACAGGTCACCTTTCTATAGGAAAAGCTAAAAGACCAATCGATGCAGCAAATTAGCAGAAAAACAAATATTATTATCGACCTCAACAGCAGGTGTACAGATCTGTCTCTCCCCAGTCATTTGATTCACAATTACTACATCATCTAATTCATCAGTGTAGTCTGGAACACCATATCCAACAGAATCAGAGAAGCGATCTGCTGCTGAACTGATGTAATCAGTATTGCTGTGACCGATTGGTTCATCGGCAGCATCTGCTGTAGCGACTGTAGGTTCCTCCTCACTCATCCTTACCGTGATCCAGTTGTCATCGCATGTCCAATTGGACGCCGGAAAGCCGCCGCTGATCAGCTGTCGGATCCTCTCCTCTGGGCTGTCGAATTGCCGGTCCAtctccacctcttcttcttcatctgctACGGAGTCCCATAAGCTCTGCTCCAGTGTGCTCCTTGGAGAGACCTTTACCTGACTCGAATCGCTTTCCGTGAAGCGGTTCGGTGGACTCCGCTTCGCCAGGAACGGGTGCTGCAGTAACTGATCCGCCGTCCACCGCTCTCTCGCGTCCCTCCTCAAACACTTGTCGAGGAAGTCCTTGGCCTCCTCCGACAACCACCCTGGGCACTTCGGGACGTCCGTCGTGAAGCCGATGCGGTGCAAGGCGGCGGCCGGGACGTCGACGTCGGGCCAGGGAGGCAGCCCGCTGGCCATTTCGACGACCGTGCACCCGAGCGCCCATATGTCGGCCGGCGCCCCCTGCTCCTCTCCGCGCGCCACCTCCGGCGCCATGAACATCGGCGTGCCCGCGATAGGCCGCACCGTACCGTCGTCCCCAGTGGTCGGCCGTGCACACCCGAGGTCCGCGACCTTGGCGCGCCCGTCCGGCCATATCAGGACGTTCCTGCTCTTGACGTCGCAATGCGCGATGGACTTGGCGTGGAGGTAAGCAAGGCCGCGGAGTATGTCACCGGTGTAGGACCGGATCACGCCCTCTTCCAGGCGGTCGCCGTGCTTCACTATGCATTCAGAGAGCGAACCAAGCGGCGCGTATTCCAAGAACAGGTTGTAGGAGAGCTGGCCGCCCGAGGATTCGGCGGTGACGTCGAAGCCGAGGCAGGACACGATGTTGGGGTGGTGGAGAGAGGAGAGGATACCTTGCTCCCTTTGCAGCGAAGCGTGGAGGGAGAGGTCGGCGGACTTGACGGCGAATAGGTAGCCAGAGGGGAAGGCGGTCGCCAGGAAGACGGTAGCGGTGGAGCCGCGGCCGATGGTCCTGCCGCGGCACCACTGGCTAATGGCCATTAGCTATcctggagaagaagaagattgcCTTGAACCTTCACCGAACTGCGGAAGGAGGAGTTGGGGATCTCAACAAAGAGCAGAGCCTTTTATACTGCCATGCGAAGGCGGAGAAGGGGAAAGAGAGGGTTGACTTCTGGTCTTTGGTACCGATGTTCGACAAGAAGCAAGAGTCAACGCAAATATAACAAGGAGTCAAACTTTTATGAAATTAAAATTCTGTAATTAATCGAGACATGTCCATTGCATTTTGAAGCACAAGTCCAAACAAGCACAGGGATGCTAATTCGGAGTGGTGTTGAGGTCAGATAGCATTGTCGATTAGGTTCGGAGTTGATGAGATGGTTGACTTGgaataccactcgagctagaATTGACTTGTGGCCACTCGGATGCCTCAAAAAGTCAACCCCGGATGTGTATGGATGTTAGGTGAGAGCACAACCGTTGCACCAAAAGGAAACGGAAGTGTTGAGTTCGGAAAGAAGTGGTTGCACCAAAAGAAAGGCTCTATAACTTTAGTGGACTTCTTATTTActagaattattattttttaatgcaaTATTCATCTTCTAATCAAAGCAATTCATGTCAACATCTTAAATTATTCAAAACCTTGAATTTATTATTAAAGATCATGAACTTTATTTGCTAAACCGATCGATATATTCAAACATGTATATGTATTTTCTTACGATATAAAACTCTTTTTAGTGTTGAAAGATCTCACACCCCcaaattaaaaaattaagtcGCGTTTCAATTAAGATATATAAGAGAATAATATGTgaaaaaataaagtaaaggatttGAAGAAACCAAAGGCATGAATCATTATCTTATATGCTCTTGAAGAATAGAAACAATGatgtataataaaaataaaacagatataagttaaaaatataaaagaatggTAAAAATGAAGTTTAAAATTATAAGTTTAAAACATGTGGAGTCATGTGAAGAGCAAACTCCAAATTACATGATGAAagtatttaaattaaataaacattttttattttaaaattctaacaaagaaaatttaaaattgaACATGAAAACAAACTCAAAAGTCATGGTTAGGCAACTTATTAGCCATGTCAGTGAGGGCAGAGAACACAAAGAACAAGAGAATTGATTGCTTTTGCTTTAGCAAAAGTTGACTTTGGCTACAGAAGAATAAAGAACAGATGTTTGAAAGAACTCCCTCCAATGGAAGAATCCAAGTCAGAGCTGAAAGAGAATTAAGATTAACAATAAAACCAGTCCCAATAAGTAGCAGAACTTTTATGTTAAGATACAATACATACTAATCATATAAAAACACATTATAAAGCTACTGATCATGGGCTTTACACCACCATCGGAATAACAAAGCCAACATATCATCAAACATTACTTATGATCTCAATTATTATTAGTacatctaaaataaataaaactcAGTTATTATTAGTACATCTATTAAACTTTTTATAAATTAATGTGAGCCTAAATTATATGTATTTCACTTAAGAACTTGATATTTTTGTTGACGCTTATGATACCAAGTCAATAATAATTTTACGTCCATTAATGATGTTACTTTAATCATATCCGATGTAATAGGAAAAGTTTTGCATGATTATGATCTTAAGTATGGATGATTCCTcgttatcttatttatttataataacatatttttatacatcaataaaatttatatttaaaaaaatattattttactaacTTGAATGTTTCTTACTATTCATATCATTTATCTCCTTATTAtactttaagaaaaataattatgcaTATTAAAATGCAACATCCGTCTTaagaatttgacaactattacATACATAAAAGGTAGACAAAAGGTGCTTTGAACTTTTTCGCCCAAGATATATGCATCGCACATGAAGGATGTTAGTGCATCGAGCATTTTAATGCATGTCTTAGGTAAAAGTATCATATACGAATAAATACTTTACACGATTAAGATACATCGGATGATTTGATAATCATATATTGTACGAACGTATCATGACCAAAGAAATACTTTACCGGAGTGAGTAAGAAACCACTTTGGTCGCAAAGCTCATCTTTATGTTtggacacaaatatatatattatatatatatatatatatatatttatattattaatattaatatatacaGAAATATTTCGATTATTCATAattaaaaattgatttataatTAAACTTGCAACATTTttgtaatttaattttattttattttatcactgTGTACTCATCATAAATGAAATAGAAGGAAAATATACATTGAAGAACGAATAAACGGTTGCACTTCTCTAAAACAGCAGGGAGATGAAACGAACATTAAAGTAAGAagtgcttcttcttcctcccaacCCGCCTTCTGTTTCTTTCTGCTTCCTTCGATTCCCATCTGTAGCAGCAGTGGAAGGTGAAAGGAAAAGAGTAAGACAAAAAAAGGAGGAGGCCGACAACAAAACGCCGCCACCGGCATCAGTACTCTCGGTAGGGCCCTTCCCCAGCCTCAATCTGCTCTCCCGGACTCCAATTCGGTCCTGTCTTCTCCAAAGTTTCCCATTCCCAATCCACGCGGCCACCGTTTAAACCCTTCAATCCTCCATAAACCCACTTTTCCTCAATGTTAATCCTGTTTTCGAGACAAAAGTTTGATTTTTGGGATAAAATCTTTACGTACAGGGACGGATTTTTTGAATTCAACAAGGAAAGAAGAAGTTGACTGCTACGGGTTGAATTTAGCCGTACATTCATCGATTACATCGTTATGCCATCGggtccgaagaagaggaaggcGGCCAGGCGCAAGAAGGAGATGGCTCTCCGCCCTGCAAATCCTGCTGCTCCTCCTCGGGGTAGTTCTTTCGCCTTTCTGTCTCCTTTTATAGATGAATGCATGCGTCTCTCTGTTTTCCTACTTGAACTCGTTTGTGCTCGATGTTTCTTCAGATAGTGAGCAACACGATGATCCGGTGCCCGTTGAGGACAACAAGGAGAGCGACGGTGGATCCCCCGCATCTTCCTCCTCATCTTTAAGTCGGGAGAACCACCGTTTTCGATCTGCCGAAGCGTTGTTAGGGTCTGAAGCTGTTGCGTTTGTTAGCAGAGCAGAAGATGCGGAGAGCGGTAAAGGAGCAACCTTGGCCGAGGAAGATGACGAGGGGTCTGTTGTTGCGGGAAATGATTTAGCTTTTACGAATGCGGCTGAGTCCATCGCTGGATCAGAAGATTCGGCTTTAGAATTCGCTGAATCTGAAAAGGAAGATGAGAAACCTGCCGAGGAGACGGCTGTTTACGTCGAAAATATTGTTGCTATGACTGAAGAGCGGGGGCCGACTGATGAGGTTGCTGCTAAGTGTTTTGAGGAGACTTCGGGCGAAGCCGCAGCGAAAGTAGTGCCGCTTCGTGATGCGGATGAGGCCCTCGAACAGCTCGGCGAGGAGAATCATGAAGCCCGCAGTGTTGATGGGAAAACTGAGACTTTGCCGACCGCTGAGGTGCTATAGTTGGTCCTTCATGGTGCATCTTTCGTCTAACTAAATTAGTGTTCTAACCAGGAATGCCTTGAATGTATGTAGGTTGAGCTCCCTGCTACACCTTTGCATCACGCAACCTGGTGGAATTGCTGCGGCTTGCTTGATGTTTTTGCAGGTTCTAGGAGATAGATTCAGGTAAATATTCTAGTCAGAGAACTCGGTAGAGAGTGGCTCTTTGGCCAGAATTCATCTTGTGCTCTGCAGGTCAAATTTCTTATATCTATGTAATCCTGCAATTGTATTGCATTGGTAAACTTGTTCTCTACCTGTAGCAAACGTGATTTTGCATGCTTATTGCTTCAACTGTACATGGATGTTCAACTTATGTTTGCATTTTCAAATCTAATATTTGGAAAAGCCTTAAAACTGAAGTCAAGTTACAACGATTTTGGTGAAAGTTTGTCAGATCCTGATTAGAGTTAAATGTTATTTTCAGGACTGCTGAAATGAGAATAGGCATAAATGAATTGAATGAGCAATTGCCTTAACCGGACACATGtactttaacaaaattgatatctgAGAAGGATGTGGGTGATAACAACTATAGGTCAGTGGATTGAAATGTTGAGAAATATGGAGTATAATTTCAGAGCAAGTTGCTTTGGAACTAAATAAGGATAAATGTGGAGATTGTCATCCAACTTAGATTAAGAGCAGACAAATATTAAATAAGATTATGATGGTCATATTAGTCTATGCTACAGGAAATTGGTTATCAGCAATGTGATAATTTAGAATTTATGAGGATGGATGAATTGGAATATTACATGTGCAGATACCTCTAATTGAATGAAGCTTCCTGGAGAAGGATTTTCACTTAGCCTTCCAACATCCAACATCCATTTTGACTGTTGAATGTTTTGTGTAATACTTCACAAATGCTTATGATTTGGGAAAATCATTCCGAGAAAGGACTTACCTATGCCAAATGACAATCTTTGCAAAGATTAGATGGTTAAGATACTGGTACCCTTAGCCACCTTAGTTCCATGAGAGCTTTCCTAATGGCGGAAATCTTAAAAGGTAATGTTAGATCTGTCGCACTGATAAATTGTAGAGTTACCTGGGGATGATTATTCATCCAGAGTGCATTAGCCTTAATATCTACCGAGTTGTTATGTTATATATGCAATATTTGTTGCATAGTACTTCTGAGTTTGAGATAGTCTCGGTTATGATTGAATTTATATCACACATGAGGATAGCAATGATCAACCATAATTTAACAATTTCAGGCAAGTAGAGGTCACATTGACCTGAGCAAAACCAACAAAATTTAACAAGTAAATGTCAACAATTACAGAACCTCTGTGATATTGTATTAGTTATAGCGACCTGATTGGGGGCTTTAGATAGGATACTTAGCTATCCCACCATCCATTTATGTTTTCTGAGGAAAATTTCAGCTAAATTTCTGTCTGTGTGCGGGAGATAAACTTTTAGAATTTATTTCTCTAATTTGTGGTCTGCTCTTTGTTTCTTAATTTGCatggtttccttttttttttttggttatgcTCAATATTGTAGATGGTAGTACTATTTCTTACTGTAAATCTTAATAGTTTTTTGGCCACATTATCCCTCTAAATCCCTTTCTGTATCTCTTctcatacaaaaagaaaaatcctTGCTCTTCTTTTGAGGTTAATCCTGGTGAAAGTGCCTCACACAGAAACTTGATTATAgagtttttaaaaataattcagaTATCAAACTTGTTTGTAAATAAGGACTTCCAAATGCTGAACTTGCGTTTGATTTCTAGGTATTTTTGCAAAAAAATTATCTCCTTGCAGGGAACTGTTGTGCAATATGTCACTTAC
This genomic stretch from Musa acuminata AAA Group cultivar baxijiao chromosome BXJ3-9, Cavendish_Baxijiao_AAA, whole genome shotgun sequence harbors:
- the LOC135649226 gene encoding uncharacterized protein LOC135649226, coding for MPSGPKKRKAARRKKEMALRPANPAAPPRDSEQHDDPVPVEDNKESDGGSPASSSSSLSRENHRFRSAEALLGSEAVAFVSRAEDAESGKGATLAEEDDEGSVVAGNDLAFTNAAESIAGSEDSALEFAESEKEDEKPAEETAVYVENIVAMTEERGPTDEVAAKCFEETSGEAAAKVVPLRDADEALEQLGEENHEARSVDGKTETLPTAEVELPATPLHHATWWNCCGLLDVFAGSRR
- the LOC135649007 gene encoding mitogen-activated protein kinase kinase kinase 18-like, whose amino-acid sequence is MAISQWCRGRTIGRGSTATVFLATAFPSGYLFAVKSADLSLHASLQREQGILSSLHHPNIVSCLGFDVTAESSGGQLSYNLFLEYAPLGSLSECIVKHGDRLEEGVIRSYTGDILRGLAYLHAKSIAHCDVKSRNVLIWPDGRAKVADLGCARPTTGDDGTVRPIAGTPMFMAPEVARGEEQGAPADIWALGCTVVEMASGLPPWPDVDVPAAALHRIGFTTDVPKCPGWLSEEAKDFLDKCLRRDARERWTADQLLQHPFLAKRSPPNRFTESDSSQVKVSPRSTLEQSLWDSVADEEEEVEMDRQFDSPEERIRQLISGGFPASNWTCDDNWITVRMSEEEPTVATADAADEPIGHSNTDYISSAADRFSDSVGYGVPDYTDELDDVVIVNQMTGERQICTPAVEVDNNICFSANLLHRLVF